The window CGGCCAGTCCGCCCCTGGGTCCTGCCAACTGTAAGAGTTCCTAAGTTTAGTGATCAACTTGGTACAGTCAGAAGAGTGCCCCCTATTGGTTAACCACCACTAACTCCAGCCAATACTCACCCACTCCAGGGGGTCTCCCGACCAATACAATTATTAGATCCAATGCAATTCATCATCATTGAGAAAACAGATTCAGATTTGGAATATATCCTCTCATACTATCTTTTTTTCAAAGGTTATTActttaaaatggatgaaatatcaTTAACCAGCTGGTCTACTGAAATAAATGTTATACATTTTGAGAACTTACAATTGTATATTTTGAGAACCTCTATGATTGATAAACATCGGTCTACAATTAAAATATCTTACCCATTCTATCTCTCAACCCAACTATTAAATTGTGGTGTAAGCAGCTATTTGGTTGTCACACTATGTCCCGCCCATTATCAGAAATTACATTCGTCTCTCTTATTTGAAGATTCAGTCCTTCCTTAATTGTATCTCAATGCAGACCTACACACAGAATGGCACGTATATATGTACCAGCTCTGGTCCTCTATGGCTTCTGTAAGTTTCTCTATCTTCAGTTCAGATTTTAATAGATTTGGTCATTCAAATAGTTGTGACTGTGTCTAGGTGTGTATGTAGTATATGTGTGCAAAAACACTGTTGTGTGTGAACAATAGCTTTaactactgtatcttgcctatgccactatgtaccatcactcactcatatatctttatgtacatattcttatccccttacacttgtgtctataaggtagtagttttggaattgttagctagattacttgttggttattactgcattgtcggaacgagaagcacaagcatttcgctacactcgcattaacatctgctaacaatgtgtatgtgacaaataacatttgatttgatttgatattaaacCACACCAGATATACTTTCCATAAGAATTACACAAAAGTTATGTTTCTaaatctgttttctctcctccaggTTTGACCCCTGTCATCTTGGTCTCTCTGCCACCCTCAGTGGTGGTCCATCCAGGGGATAATGTCACCCTACAGTGCACTAATGACCTTAAAGGACCAGGACACGTTGCTTGGTTCAAACAAGTCAACGTCTCAGAGCCTCTGTGCATCGTGTCGATGTACAGCTCTCAGCCGTATGTCAAGCATCACAATGGTTTTCAGCCCAGCCATATGGAAATGTTCATCAGCAATAGAATAATGTTCCTCAAAATCACAGAGGTGGATGTAGCTGATTCTGGTCTGTACTGCTGTGGAATGTACGATCAGTACTTCATCTTCACCAACATAACTTTCCTGATGGTTAAAGGTAAATCTTTTCAATAATTTCTCAGCTGTGACAACTGAATGCTATGAAATGTTGTGCTATAGGTATGCACATAAAAGAGTTGGAAACAAGTTAGTGTTCAATCAACTTTTATGTAGCTGGAATATTCAACTCTATTCAACTCTCCTATTCATCCAAAAGGTTACAAGGATTCTGACAAAGAGCCAGAGCAATGTCCTGAAGGTATGCTTAGTCTGTTATTGTATGGTGAAAATCATTTAAAACATCAATTTCAACCCATATCTTTAATGTGAGCTAGTAATTGTTAGATTAATGGGGTCTAGTTTAACTATTGGTCTGGTAGGACAGGATGATGATGGAACCATGTACCTCCTTACCCTGGTTGTGA of the Oncorhynchus gorbuscha isolate QuinsamMale2020 ecotype Even-year linkage group LG25, OgorEven_v1.0, whole genome shotgun sequence genome contains:
- the LOC124014592 gene encoding uncharacterized protein LOC124014592 isoform X2, with product MARIYVPALVLYGFCLTPVILVSLPPSVVVHPGDNVTLQCTNDLKGPGHVAWFKQVNVSEPLCIVSMYSSQPYVKHHNGFQPSHMEMFISNRIMFLKITEVDVADSGLYCCGMYDQYFIFTNITFLMVKGYKDSDKEPEQCPEVILILVLKIRRDTNRHNTGPDSQRQPQNDQNQDPDSLIYAALNFTSKKRKMERRREKELDPHVVYAATR
- the LOC124014592 gene encoding uncharacterized protein LOC124014592 isoform X1 — translated: MARIYVPALVLYGFCLTPVILVSLPPSVVVHPGDNVTLQCTNDLKGPGHVAWFKQVNVSEPLCIVSMYSSQPYVKHHNGFQPSHMEMFISNRIMFLKITEVDVADSGLYCCGMYDQYFIFTNITFLMVKGYKDSDKEPEQCPEGQDDDGTMYLLTLVVILGVVTAVLLIVILILVLKIRRDTNRHNTGPDSQRQPQNDQNQDPDSLIYAALNFTSKKRKMERRREKELDPHVVYAATR
- the LOC124014592 gene encoding uncharacterized protein LOC124014592 isoform X3, translated to MARIYVPALVLYGFCLTPVILVSLPPSVVVHPGDNVTLQCTNDLKGPGHVAWFKQVNVSEPLCIVSMYSSQPYVKHHNGFQPSHMEMFISNRIMFLKITEVDVADSGLYCCGMYDQYFIFTNITFLMVKGYKDSDKEPEQCPEGPDSQRQPQNDQNQDPDSLIYAALNFTSKKRKMERRREKELDPHVVYAATR